The Pelodiscus sinensis isolate JC-2024 chromosome 30, ASM4963464v1, whole genome shotgun sequence genome has a window encoding:
- the LOC142821187 gene encoding Fc receptor-like protein 5, with protein MPERFSPETWKTAPRLASLGPGDGSGCVGRCQLLLRHHPLWTSPGNGQFSSPHPAQHAPVSLQPLSRAVTTPETSSAEPSTQLPAQRHRLSMELPLFLPLLALLQSLPWLVSPRDPLPAPTLALEHELTMLLPGQTAELTCQPPGSVHVSEYKFFYQKGQQGPSTVPHPHAGHVLDLTAEKERAGTYTCAYWAQQSSETSNSVSISIAAPQLTVSPPRPVYVAGEAVTLTCSAAGVDSLTRFQFYRDGEKIQSRKPTLIPYRHEASIKLLSVAVSHAGVYSCEYWRGKNGKEKPEFVSERSQNIRIAVTAPLPTPQLSVSPQQPVYVTGETVTLTCSAAGAPNDSMIWFYKDGQKMLSAELCLRPSNATASLQLSAQPGLQNSTFTCGCWRAESGREIESKKSRPVSITVTDHPPPPTLSVGSPSGDLKEGVPVFLTCTAPEDASERRLPSNKDGAEIVPKDTGSEIKGTEPRTGSVNVSVTHVLSASSVVEFACKNKENVSGTWSQAVNVTVAVPWAGTASLSTRDIVLIISGVALFLLGGLAALLCWAWRKTRIVKPVEGPAASEPREPTRDKDPRRDKKLSKATGAGTEQDSDVTYAQIALEAHTTRSKTRARPAKEEHVLYSEVATKPTQKVAK; from the exons ATGCCAGAACGTTTCAGTCCCGAGACGTGGAAAACTGCCCCCCGGTTAGCCAGTCTGGGCCCCGGGGATGGGTCTGGCTGCGTGGGGAGGTGTCAGCTCCTGCTCCGTCACCACCCCCTATGGACAAGCCCAGGAAACGGTCAGTTCTCCTCCCCGCACCCGGCACAACACGCACCAGTGTCTCTCCAGCCCCTGAGCCGAGCGGTGACCACGCCTGAGACTTCCTCTGCTGAGCCGagcacccagctcccagcccagagacACCGGCTCAGCATGGAGCTAcctctgttcctgcccctgctgg CCTTGCTCCAGAGTCTCCCctggctggtctcccccagag ATCCCTTGCCGGCCCCCACACTAGCTCTGGAACACGAGCTCACCATGCTCCTGCCCGGGCAGACGGCTGAACTTACGTGCCAACCTCCTGGGAGTGTGCATGTTTCGGAATACAAATTCTTCTATCAGAAagggcagcagggccccagcACAGTCCCACACCCTCATGCAGGACACGTGCTGGATCTCACGGCTGAGAAGGAAAGGGCTGGGACCTACACCTGTGCATACTGGGCACAGCAATCCTCTGAGACCAGCAACTCCGTCTCCATTTCCATAGCAG ccccccagctcaccGTGTCCCCGCCGCGGCCTGTCTACGTCGCTGGGGAAGCCGTGACCCTGACGTGCTCAGCGGCTGGGGTGGACAGCCTGACCAGGTTCCAGTTCTACAGGGATGGAGAGAAAATCCAGTCCAGGAAACCCACGTTAATCCCGTACCGCCATGAGGCCTCCATCAAGCTGCTGTCGGTGGCCGTCTCGCATGCAGGGGTGTACAGCTGTGAGTACTGGCGTGGGAAGAATGGAAAGGAAAAACCAGAGTTCGTATCAGAGAGGAGCCAAAATATCCGCATAGCAGTGACAG ccccactcccgacccCTCAGCTCAGCGTGTCCCCGCAGCAGCCTGTCTACGTCACTGGAGAGACGGTCACCCTGACGTGTTCGGCTGCGGGGGCGCCCAACGACTCCATGATCTGGTTCTACAAGGACGGCCAGAAAATGCTCTCCGCAGAACTCTGCCTCCGGCCCTCCAATGCCACCGCCTCCCTCCAGCTGTCGGCACAGCCTGGGCTGCAAAACAGCACGTTCACCTGTGGGTGCTGGAGGGCGGAGTCCGGGCGAGAGATTGAATCGAAGAAGAGCCGGCCCGTCTCCATAACAGTGACAG ATCATCCTCCCCCACCAACACTGAGTGTGGGTTCCCCGTCTGGAGACCTGAAAGAAGGGGTCCCCGTGTTCCTCACCTGCACGGCCCCGGAGGATGCCAGCGAGCGGAGGCTTCCTTCCAACAAAGATGGAGCTGAGATAGTTCCTAAGGACACAGGGTCTGAGATCAAGGGAACCGAGCCGAGGACTGGCTCTGTGAACGTCTCTGTGACCCACGTCCTCAGTGCCAGCAGTGTGGTTGAATTCGCCTGCAAGAACAAGGAGAATGTGAGTGGGACGTGGAGCCAGGCTGTGAATGTCACCGTGGCTGTCCCCTGGGCAG GAACAGCGTCACTCTCTACCCGAGATATTGTGCTGATAATAAGTGGTGTGGCCCTGTTTCTGCTTGGAGGCCTGGCTGCTCTCCTCTGCTGGGCCTGGAGGAAGACAAGAA TTGTGAAGCCTGTGGAGGGCCCTGCAGCATCCGAGCCCAGAGAACCGACCAGGGACAAGGACCCCAGGCGTGATAAGAAACTATCAAAAGCCACGGGGGCTGGAACAGAGCAG GACTCAGACGTCACGTACGCACAAATAGCCTTGGAAGCCCACACCACCCGGTCGAaaaccagagccaggcctgccaaagAGGAGCATGTGTTGTATAGTGAAGTGGCGACTAAGCCCACCCAGAAGGTAGCTAAATAA
- the LOC106732911 gene encoding ribonuclease-like gives MAHPMLLLAWLAVGLALAQGQTYRAFKRQHIDYPRTRVNPYCNRMMQRRGMTTPCKGNNTFIHARTTDIINVCGSGGTPVRGTNRQISIRAFTLTNCRLRGIAPNKSCSYEDIPSSNHIRIACDPVHFDRRI, from the coding sequence ATGGCTCACCCGatgctgctgctggcctggctggccgtggggctggctctggcccaggGGCAGACGTACCGGGCTTTCAAGCGGCAGCACATCGATTACCCCCGGACCCGGGTCAATCCCTACTGCAACCGGATGATGCAGCGCCGGGGCATGACCACGCCCTGCAAGGGCAACAACACCTTCATCCATGCCAGGACTACTGACATCATCAATGTCTGCGGCTCCGGGGGGACCCCAGTGCGAGGCACGAACCGGCAGATCAGCATCCGAGCCTTCACCCTCACCAACTGCCGCCTGAGGGGTATCGCGCCCAATAAGTCCTGCAGCTATGAAGATATCCCCAGCTCCAATCACATCCGCATCGCCTGCGACCCTGTGCACTTTGACAGAAGAATTTAG